The Henckelia pumila isolate YLH828 unplaced genomic scaffold, ASM3356847v2 CTG_461:::fragment_3, whole genome shotgun sequence genome window below encodes:
- the LOC140872144 gene encoding E3 ubiquitin-protein ligase BRE1-like 2 isoform X3: protein MKGSQNTIFGELEESMAKLEESRRKIINLKIQKDGVFGMQVSILIPIPVPVLIPVPNAINGTMSPKMHSDMSKRLCQLKGSVEEIKVVTEDCFSELQDVQEDDLILSKQFHDLQAIMKD from the exons ATGAAAGGTTCTCAAAACACTATTTTTG GGGAGCTGGAAGAGAGCATGGCTAAACTTGAAGAAAGTAGAAGAAAAATtatcaatctgaaaatacagaAAGATGGGGTCTTTGGAATGCAGGTTTCAATTCTTATTCCTATTCCTGTCCCAGTTCTCATTCCAGTTCCTAATGCCATAAACGGAACGATGTCTCCAAAAATGCACTCTGACATGTCAAAGCGATTATGCCAGCTAAAAGGGTCTGTTGAAGAGATAAAG GTGGTCACAGAAGATTGCTTTTCTGAACTTCAAGATGTGCAGGAGGACGATTTAATTTTGTCAAAGCAGTTTCATGATCTTCAG GCTATTATGAAAGATTAA
- the LOC140872144 gene encoding E3 ubiquitin-protein ligase BRE1-like 2 isoform X2, with translation MKGSQNTIFGELEESMAKLEESRRKIINLKIQKDGVFGMQVSILIPIPVPVLIPVPNAINGTMSPKMHSDMSKRLCQLKGSVEEIKVVTEDCFSELQDVQEDDLILSKQFHDLQHVLEHGKPHGQSA, from the exons ATGAAAGGTTCTCAAAACACTATTTTTG GGGAGCTGGAAGAGAGCATGGCTAAACTTGAAGAAAGTAGAAGAAAAATtatcaatctgaaaatacagaAAGATGGGGTCTTTGGAATGCAGGTTTCAATTCTTATTCCTATTCCTGTCCCAGTTCTCATTCCAGTTCCTAATGCCATAAACGGAACGATGTCTCCAAAAATGCACTCTGACATGTCAAAGCGATTATGCCAGCTAAAAGGGTCTGTTGAAGAGATAAAG GTGGTCACAGAAGATTGCTTTTCTGAACTTCAAGATGTGCAGGAGGACGATTTAATTTTGTCAAAGCAGTTTCATGATCTTCAG CATGTACTGGAGCATGGAAAGCCACATGGACAGTCTGCATGA
- the LOC140872144 gene encoding E3 ubiquitin-protein ligase BRE1-like 2 isoform X1 yields MKGSQNTIFGELEESMAKLEESRRKIINLKIQKDGVFGMQVSILIPIPVPVLIPVPNAINGTMSPKMHSDMSKRLCQLKGSVEEIKVVTEDCFSELQDVQEDDLILSKQFHDLQVAKHSFFPYRSKYG; encoded by the exons ATGAAAGGTTCTCAAAACACTATTTTTG GGGAGCTGGAAGAGAGCATGGCTAAACTTGAAGAAAGTAGAAGAAAAATtatcaatctgaaaatacagaAAGATGGGGTCTTTGGAATGCAGGTTTCAATTCTTATTCCTATTCCTGTCCCAGTTCTCATTCCAGTTCCTAATGCCATAAACGGAACGATGTCTCCAAAAATGCACTCTGACATGTCAAAGCGATTATGCCAGCTAAAAGGGTCTGTTGAAGAGATAAAG GTGGTCACAGAAGATTGCTTTTCTGAACTTCAAGATGTGCAGGAGGACGATTTAATTTTGTCAAAGCAGTTTCATGATCTTCAGGTTGCAAAACATAGTTTTTTCCCTTACAGATCAAAATATGGGTAA